DNA sequence from the Glycine soja cultivar W05 chromosome 18, ASM419377v2, whole genome shotgun sequence genome:
AACTCACTTAGCCAAAAAAAGAATACCAAAAGCCTCACAGACTCTGACCTAAGTAAACTAACTCGCTTAGCACGACATGCCGGATTAGCGAGTCCATACAAACTCAGAAATTAAAAACTAGAATTTTAAACACTCGTTAAGCCGAAGTACAGTGGCTTAGCAAGTTCATACAtaaaagcataaattcaaacagAAATGATGAACACGCTTAGCGGGACAGGGCTGGCTTAGTAAGTTCATCAAAAAACCTAGAAATTCATCCaaaattgatgaactcgcttagcgagtacaTCGAAATTTCCAAAAAATTGGGGCTTCGAAGCCCCTACTTTCCAGCCACTTTCAGGCCTAAGAACTCTAATCAAAACACATCAAATGAACCTACATTACCTAAGAAACTAAAGCCCTAACAACATATAATCAAACATCTAAgcaatgaacaacaatatcaacaGACAATCAAAATCACAGAGCAAGAAACATTGTCTTCTACCTTAGGGttcaaaaatgaaattaaagagtgAAGTAAGAGGTACTTACTTGGATTGCAGAGAATGTTGAGCAAGATGAAGGAAAAGAAGCAGAGATTAGCAAGAAAATGTCGTGCAGTTGCGAGCAAGGAATGCCAATGATGAGAGAAAGAAAGTTATACTTTGCATAAAAGTAACTGCCTAAGGCAGTTATATCTTATTTTTGGCAGTTTCGACTGCCTCGCTTACCGCAAGTGACTTGCTAAGGGAGCACTCAGTGACGTTTGAATTTTCAGATTTTAAAATCATGCGCTTAGCGGGAaagactcgcttagcccaattcgaGAATTAGAAAACCCGAGAaggatttgggcttagcgcacagatgcgtgcttagcgagttctgCAGCTCTGATTGGTCTGCAACTTCCGCTAAGCGAGACGTGGCCGGCTTAGCGAATTAAATGCCTTAAGATGCAGTAATGGGGTTGCGCTTAGCAAGATGGTCTCGCTCAGCACAATGCCATTCCAGAGAGggatttgggcttagcgggTATAATCCGCTTGGCCCAATTGACATAGGGGTCCAGGTAGAGAGTGATTAGCGCTTAGTGCAcaaatgcgcttagcgagactttGTGTTGTGCTCAGTGAGTTGgttcgcttagcccaattccatTAAATGCAATTCCAAAGAAGTTTTTGGGCTCAACATaactttctcgcttagcgagaccccTTCAGCCAATTGGTAGGGGTTGGCGCGCTCAGTGCAAGTGGTTACTCACTCTGTGCATGAAGAATTattcgcttagcgcacaggaTGCGCTGAGCGAGTGGATGAttgaaaaattttctaagttattccTCATCCATAGCTTCAGAGAAGCTTTAGCAACCCTTTTTTCTCATACAAAACATGTTGAAGTCTTACTCTAACAATCACAAGCAAGTTGAAACCTAACTAAATGCAATgattaagaaaacaaagaaaaataaaaacaaggaaaaagagttgggttgcctccgagtaagtgcttctttaacatcattagcttgacgcatgtTACCTCAAGGGTCTGGAGCAATCTTGGCTCTAGCCATTAGAACTATCTCATTCTCAATTCCATCCATCTTGGAAGAAACATTCTGGTTAATTGAGTGTTTTTCTGCATCAAACAAGTCAAATATGATATTCTGATCATCTATACCCATTTCCAGATCACCTTTCCCCATATCCACCACACAATTGGTAGTTAACATGAAGGGACGGCCCAAAATCAGTGGGATTTCAGCATCCTCTTCAATGTCCATGATCACAAAGTCTACAGGGAAGGTAAACTGTCGCACCTTGACCAAAACATCTTTTTCCACGCCATAAGCCCTTGTAATAGATCGATCTTCCAGCTGCAATGTTATTCTTGTTGGCATGATTTCCAGCTCTCCGATCCAtctgcacatggagagaggcatCGAATTTATGTGCTAGCCCCCAAGTCAATGAGGGCTTTCCCAACAGACACTACACCAATAAAGCAAGGGATGGTGACACTCCCtagatccttgtatttaggtgGAAGGATTCTCTGAAAAACAGCATTGCAATTTCCCTCCACCACAATATTATCGCTATGGATATATTTGCCTTTTTTGGTAAGCTGATCTTTCAAAAACTTGGAGTAGGGTGACATTTGTTGCAAGGTTTCTCCAAAGGGGATAGttatctccaatttcttgaagatatcaaggaaacgaGAAAAGTGTCATTCCTTGTCTTTCTTGGACGGCACCAAAGGATATAATGCTTCCTTCCCTTGGTATGAGACaacctccttcttcttttctctggcCAACTCACTCTttgtcttcttctctttctcattttctcttttttttatttttttcttctttttcttctttctttttttcctcctcATCATTTATTTTTGTCTCCCTCATCTGatcttattctttttctttttcttctttagcTACTAACTCCTGCTTTTCATTATTCCTCCCTTCATCTTCTACCATGGTTACCTTCTTGCTTCTAGTTATGAAAACCTTACATTCttctttggtattttttttagtattggcCCCAAAACCTCTAGAAGAATATTTAGCTATCTGCTTAGCTAGTTGTCCTACTTGAATCTCCAGGTTCTTTATAGCAGACTCTGTGCTCTTGTGATTGGACATTGAAACTTGCATGAATTGAGCCAAAGTCTCCTCCAACTTGGTAGTCCTTTCATAAAGGCTAGGCCATTGATTCTGAGGCCTACTGGATGGTCCTCCTTGTTCTTTGTTGAACTGGTTTCCAGGATGAGACCTCCACTGCCcttgattttgattaaaattggcATCTTGCTGGTAACCTGCAAATCCACCTGCATTAAACCCTGGTCtgtgttgatttcccatataattcACTTCTTTTGCAGCATCATCAAGGGTTATACAGCAACTAGACTCATGTACTCCTCCACATATGCTACAACCTCCAACCTGCATAACTACTGAATGTGAAGGTTGAGTCGCTTGTAATTGGGTTGGCAGCTTACTAAGTGTCTCCGTCAATGATTCTAGCTGCTTAGCTAGCAGCTTGTTCTGCACCAACAGTGCATCTTGTGAAGAAAGCTCCGGCATGCTTCTCTTTGTAGGTACATGAGTCCGATCACGCAAAATATCATGATCACTAGCAGGCATATTTTCAATAAGTTCCATTTCTTCTTCAGTAGTCTTCAACTTAATTTTTCCTCCAGCAGAAGCATTTGATAACTGCTTGGACTGTGGTCTCAAACCATCTATAAAAATGTTCAGCTGAATCGGCTTGGATAATCCATGAGTTGGTGTCTTCCGCAGCAAGGTACGAAATCTCTCAAGCGCTTCACTTAGGGATTCATCTGGAAATTGATGGAATGAAGAGATAGCTGCCTTGCCTTCAGCTGTCTTGGACTCAAGAAAGTACTTCTTCAAAAACTTTTCTACAACCTCTTCCCAAGTCTTGAAACGGTTTCCCTTAAACGAGTGCatccacctcttggcttctccagCCAACGAAAATGAGAACAAGCTAAGCCTCACTGCATCTTCCGGCACACATGCAATTTTTACTGTGTTGCAAATTTCTATATAAGTAGCAAGGTGTGCGTAAGGGTCTTCATTCGGaaaaccatgaaacaaatttccTTGAATCAActggatcaaggaatgaggATATGTGATGTTAGAAGCTTGAACTTCCGATCACGCAATGCTTGTGAAAAATTGCGGCATGGTCGAGCTATAATAATCTTCAAGAGTCACCCTCCGTGGTTGATCCTCAGCCATGATATGTGCTTTAGACACACCTACTTCGGATTCCCTTAAATCTGGAAATGCTAAAGATGATTCAAATGATTAAGCTTCCTCCGAACTTGGTTGTGTTGTCCTTTCCTGCAaattttttctccttctctttaTGTTGTTTCTCCTGCAAGTGGCTTCTATCTCCAAATCTAATGGAGCTAAATTCCCTCTTAAAGAGTTACCTCGCATACAAGAAGTACTAAACAAAGCAGCAATTAAccaaataaagagaaaataaatcctAGCTAACTATtcacaaaatcaatcaaagaataaagaataaatgtttACGAACTGAACTATACTATCTAAGTGGAAAGAAATTCCCCAGCaatggcgccaaaaacttgttaatcGTGTTGGCTGCTCTTCGGCAAGTGTATCGAGTCgcacaaataatatattaaaagggtaagaccgagtatcgtatccacaggAAATTTATTTCACTCAGAAAATGTATATTCAGTGAGCAAACATTTGTATACAACCAAAAGTGAAATGAATATCAAGTTGGGTTTTTGTTCTAAAATCTAGTTAAGCACAAACTAAATATCTAAAGATTGAGAAGTAAAAACAGTCAAGTAAAAGCGTTGGGTTGTTCTACTGAATTATCCTTGatgttattatgtatttttctctgtttaatgttatcctagtgttcttatgctgagaaattacccaaaccaagatccctcgagtgaatgggcctaactctctttaaacctcttccttgatccctcaacaaactcagcccaaaagagttgcattaagtCTACAACATAATATGGACTAGATTGCTGCACTCCATTCCTACATACAATTTTCTAGCTTGCTGtaccaagttctaaggctttaaagcactttccaatgctaaaaatcctaactatacatacaaatgggtgatcaagccacaagcaagtaaaaataagcatggatagaagcaatgaacacataaaaacaactttaaatagatagtgaaagaATAACCAAGAGGTTTAGCCTTCGATTACAAGTAATGAGCTTTCAATACAAAGAAGAACAAACTTTGAGTGAAGGAAAATGGCTAAGAAgggttgaggatgtctccttcaacctCTAGAACCCTAATCTCACTCCTCTAACCTAAACTTTCTTGGTGGCTTTGTTTCTGTCGCTCTAGCTTCTCTCTTGGCTCTGTTTTTCAACTCTTCCTCTAGTTTCCGgcaacttcagtgttttaaaggctacTTGGACGTTTCAGCttctgaaggctcgcttagcgagattgactcgctaagccaaatttcacttactctcgcttagcgagagcGTGAGAAGAGACAAACGACTCGCTGGGCGAGCTTGCGACGTGTTGGGCGAGCACGTCTCTGACTGATCCTTTTCTAGGGTTTCCCAACACGCTAAGCGAGCTGCATGCCTCACTTAGCGGatgtcactcgctaagcgcatatgcctcgcttagcgagacatcagcTGCTtgaaccttcttttcttttagcctgaaattgaagtgatttgaatattaattcacaaaataagagtatctactatataaaatcaaactaaacatgaaaatatgtataattcctacaaaaagaaccatagaTTGGAGGAAAGATGTTAGTTTCATAtaactattcaatacaaaagttagtcgtaaggAACGACTAACAACGGATTCAAAGATGATTGAAAACCATCGTGAAAAATCACAAAGAACCgtatttaaaagtgatttttgtaTTAGTGTAGTTTTCCAATagtttatgaaataaaaaagatgaaaaatataaaggtAATAGAATTTTTCATGATAGAGCAAATTATTTTagagtaaattatatatatcttttttcgTTTTAGAACATTACAATTAGCTccctaatttattttagaaaattacatgataaattttatgaaattctaaatattaattatattttttaatacctaTGTCATCCTTAAATATCATAAAAGTGAACCGGAGCCCGGAGGAAATGTTAGAAGAAAAGTTGTTTAAACCCGAGTACATAAATCAATTTATGCATGATTGTCTCCTATAACAAATATTTGTGATTTCTAATAAAAGAAATTGGGTTACGAAAGTTGGAGTACAAAAATATaaagtcaaataaaaaatcaaaatagattTATACCTGCAAGACATATATATACTCTCCGATAAAcaccattttttaattaattttaattggtaCAACTAACGCTGACAAATACAATTAATCTTCTTTAATCACATTCAGATTATCTAGATCACAAACTCACAAGTTGCTATAGTACGACAAAAATAAAGGGAGGGAAAATCAAGCACATCTAAGAACTTAAAAATAAAGCACAACTTGCTCACATAAACTGATAAACATTATAAAAGTTgctctatttttttaacattagcCTGGGAAAAAAATGTATACCAATTCAACTAACACTGACAATTAGGCTCATACTTCcttaacaattttattaacaTTAGCCTAGGTATAAAATACCCTTTTCAATTGTccgtttttttggaaaacaatatttttatttatatgacgTGTTCAAGATAACATTAGTTATACTTTGGTCAATtacatattcttattttttgccTAATTCTTAATTAACTTATACATATGCAGTGTATAaatgaaaagcaataaagtaAGAAATTTGATAActattaaattagaataatgaagaaaatttattgtattcataaaaacaaataaaaagtaatCAAAATGAGTATTTTTCTATTGGTAAATGACAATCACAATCGCATTGGTTAAGCTTACAATTAAAGAATGACTAAGCTAGCTAAAGTCAAACTCTTCATCTTGAAGGACAGTTTAGATTCCTCTCATCTTATTCTCAACACACACCAATAGCAGAAACTAGATATACACTAAGATGGATAAATTAAAGGAAATTGCAGCGTCCTTGGCTGTTGATTATTTGCTTCCACCCTTGAAGAAAGCTGTGAACTCAGTCATGGAGGTTCCAAAAGATGTTGCAGACATGAAAGACAAACTTGATGGGATTCAAGCCATCATTCATGATGCAGATAAGATGGCAGCAGCTGAAGACAGCAAATCATGTGACGAAATCAAAGCAAAGGTGAAGCAGCTTGTGGAAACATCTTTTCGCATGGAAGATATCGTTGATGAATACACCATCCATGAGGAAAAGCAGCTTGGTGATGATCCTGGATGTGCAGCTTTACCTTGTAAGGCTATTGATTTTGTCAAAACTACGGCCTCTCGTCTTCAATTTGCATACATGAACGAGGACGTGAAATCCGAATTTGGTGGAATCAAGGAGAGGAATGGAAGTGAAGATAGCTCCCAAATCCAATCTTCTGGAGGAAACCAAAACATCCCGTTCGATAACCTTCGAATGGCTCCTCTGTATCTTAAGGAGGCTGAGGTTGTGGGCTTTGACGGCCCTAGAGATACATTGGAAAAATGGTTGAAAGAGGGACAAGAAAAGCGCACTGTCATCTCTGTGGTAGGAATGGGAGGACTCGGAAAAACTACTCTTGCCAAGAAAGTTTTTGACAAAGTCCGAACACATTTCACTCTCCATGCATGGATCACAGTGTCTCAATCCTACACCATAGAAGGACTGTTGAGGAATATGTTGCTCAAGtttgcagaagaagaaaaaagagtagTGGATCATTCTCAGAGTGTTCCTACAAtggatcaaataaataaaatggataaatggTCATTGACAGATGAAGTGAGAAATCACTTGCGCCACAAGAggtatgttgttgtgtttgatgaCGTGTGGAATACTCTTTTTTGGCAAGAAATGGAGTTTGCTTTAATTGATGATGAAAATGGAAGTAGGATATTAATG
Encoded proteins:
- the LOC114396883 gene encoding uncharacterized protein LOC114396883 gives rise to the protein MAEDQPRRLIQGNLFHGFPNEDPYAHLATYIEICNTVKIACVPEDAVRLSLFSFSLAGEAKRWMHSFKGNRFKTWEEVVEKFLKKYFLESKTAEGKAAISSFHQFPDESLSEALERFRTLLRKTPTHGLSKPIQLNIFIDGLRPQSKQLSNASAGGKIKLKTTEEEMELIENMPASDHDILRDRTHVPTKRSMPELSSQDALLVQNKLLAKQLESLTETLSKLPTQLQATQPSHSVVMQVGGCSICGGVHESSCCITLDDAAKEVNYMGNQHRPGFNAGGFAGYQQDANFNQNQGQWRSHPGNQFNKEQGGPSSRPQNQWPSLYERTTKLEETLAQFMQVSMSNHKSTESAIKNLEIQVGQLAKQIAKYSSRGFGANTKKNTKEECKVFITRSKKVTMVEDEGRNNEKQELVAKEEKEKE